One segment of Pan paniscus chromosome 20, NHGRI_mPanPan1-v2.0_pri, whole genome shotgun sequence DNA contains the following:
- the LOC100985079 gene encoding zinc finger protein 44 isoform X2, with the protein MDSVAFEDVAVNFTHEEWALLSPSQKNLYRDVMRETIRNLNCIGMKWENQNIDDQYQNLRRNPRCDVVERFGKSKDGSQCGETLSQIRNSIVNKNTPARVDTCGSSVNGEVIMGHSSLNCYIRVDTGHKHRECHEYAEKSYTHKQCGEGLSYRHSFQTCERPHTGKKPYDCKECGKTFSSPGNLRRHMVVKGGDGPYKCELCGKAFFWPSLLRMHERTHTGEKPYECKQCSKAFPVYSSYLRHEKIHTGEKPYECKQCSKAFPDYSSYLRHERTHTGEKPYKCKQCGKAFSVSGSLRVHERIHTGEKPYTCKQCGKAFCHLGSFRRHMIMHSGDGPHKCKICGKGFDFPGSARIHEGTHTLEKPYECKQCGKLLSHRSSFRRHMMAHTGDGPHKCTVCGKAFDSPSVFQRHERTHTGEKPYECKQCGKAFRTSSSLRKHETTHTGEQPYKCKCGKAFSDFFSFQSHETTHSEEEPYECKECGKAFSSFKYFCRHERTHSEEKSYECQICGKAFSRFSYLKTHERTHTAEKPYECKQCRKAFFWPSFLLRHERTHTGERPYECKHCGKAFSRSSFCREHERTHTGEKPYE; encoded by the exons GACTCAGTGGCCTTTGAGGATGTGGCTGTGAACTTCACCCATGAGGAGTGGGCTTTGCTGAGTCCATCACAGAAGAATCTCTACAGAGATGTGATGCGAGAAACCATTAGGAACCTGAACTGTATAG GAATGAAATGGGAAAACCAGAACATTGATGATCAGTACCAAAATCTCAGGAGAAATCCAAG atgTGATGTGGTAGAGAGATTTGGTAAAAGTAAAGATGGTAGTCAGTGTGGAGAAACCTTAAGCCAGATTCGAAATAGTATTGTAAACAAGAACACTCCCGCCAGAGTAGATACATGTGGAAGCAGTGTGAATGGAGAAGTCATAATGGGTCATTCATCCCTGAATTGCTACATCAGAGTTGACACTGGACACAAACACCGGGAGTGTCATGAATATGCAGAGAAGTCATATACACATAAGCAGTGTGGGGAAGGCTTAAGTTATCGCCACTCCTTTCAAACATGTGAAAGGCCTCACACTGGAAAGAAACCCTATGATTGTAAGGAATGTGGAAAAACCTTCAGTTCTCCTGGAAACCTTCGAAGACATATGGTAGTAAAAGGTGGAGATGGACCTTATAAATGTGAATTGTGTGGGAAAGCCTTTTTTTGGCCCAGTTTATTACGTATGCATGaaagaactcacactggagagaaaccgtaTGAATGTAAGCAGTGTTCTAAAGCCTTCCCTGTTTACAGTTCCTATCTAAGACATGAAAAAATACACACTGGGGAGAAACCGTATGAATGTAAGCAGTGTTCTAAAGCCTTCCCTGATTACAGTTCATATCTAAGACATGaaagaactcacactggagagaaaccctacaaatgtaaacaatgtgggaaagccttcagtgtTTCCGGTTCCCTTCGAGTACATgaaagaattcacactggagagaaaccctatacaTGTAAACAGTGTGGGAAAGCGTTTTGTCATCTTGGAAGCTTTCGAAGACACATGATAATGCACAGTGGAGATGGACCTCATAAATGTAAGATATGTGGGAAAGGCTTTGATTTTCCTGGTTCAGCACGAATTCATGAAGGAACTCACACTctagagaaaccctatgaatgtaagcaaTGTGGGAAATTGTTATCTCATCGCTCAAGCTTTCGAAGACACATGATGGCACACACTGGAGATGGCCCTCATAAATGCACGGtatgtgggaaagcctttgaTTCTCCTAGTGTATTTCAAAGACATGAaaggactcacactggagagaaaccctatgaatgcaagcaatgtgggaaagccttccgTACTTCCAGTTCCCTTCGAAAACatgaaacaacacacactggagagcaaccctataaatgtaaatgtggaaaagcttttagtgatttcttttcctttcaaagtCATGAAACAACACACAGTGAAGAGGAGCCTTATGAATGTAAGGAGTGTGGGAAAGCATTTAGTTCTTTTAAATACTTTTGTCGCCATGAAAGGACTCACAGTGAAGAAAAATCTTATGAGTGTCAAAtttgtgggaaagccttcagtcgTTTCAGTTACTTAAAAACTCATGAAAGGACTCACACAGCAGAGAAGCCATATGAATGTAAGCAATGCAGGAAAGCATTCTTTTGGCCCTCTTTCCTTCTAAGACATGAAAGGACTCACACTGGAGAAAGACCCTATGAATGTAAACACTGTGGTAAAGCCTTCAGTCGTTCCAGTTTCTGTCGAGAACATGaaagaactcacactggagagaagccctatgaat GA
- the LOC100985079 gene encoding zinc finger protein 44 isoform X1 — translation MDSVAFEDVAVNFTHEEWALLSPSQKNLYRDVMRETIRNLNCIGMKWENQNIDDQYQNLRRNPRCDVVERFGKSKDGSQCGETLSQIRNSIVNKNTPARVDTCGSSVNGEVIMGHSSLNCYIRVDTGHKHRECHEYAEKSYTHKQCGEGLSYRHSFQTCERPHTGKKPYDCKECGKTFSSPGNLRRHMVVKGGDGPYKCELCGKAFFWPSLLRMHERTHTGEKPYECKQCSKAFPVYSSYLRHEKIHTGEKPYECKQCSKAFPDYSSYLRHERTHTGEKPYKCKQCGKAFSVSGSLRVHERIHTGEKPYTCKQCGKAFCHLGSFRRHMIMHSGDGPHKCKICGKGFDFPGSARIHEGTHTLEKPYECKQCGKLLSHRSSFRRHMMAHTGDGPHKCTVCGKAFDSPSVFQRHERTHTGEKPYECKQCGKAFRTSSSLRKHETTHTGEQPYKCKCGKAFSDFFSFQSHETTHSEEEPYECKECGKAFSSFKYFCRHERTHSEEKSYECQICGKAFSRFSYLKTHERTHTAEKPYECKQCRKAFFWPSFLLRHERTHTGERPYECKHCGKAFSRSSFCREHERTHTGEKPYECKECGKAFSSLSSFNRHKRTHWKDIL, via the exons GACTCAGTGGCCTTTGAGGATGTGGCTGTGAACTTCACCCATGAGGAGTGGGCTTTGCTGAGTCCATCACAGAAGAATCTCTACAGAGATGTGATGCGAGAAACCATTAGGAACCTGAACTGTATAG GAATGAAATGGGAAAACCAGAACATTGATGATCAGTACCAAAATCTCAGGAGAAATCCAAG atgTGATGTGGTAGAGAGATTTGGTAAAAGTAAAGATGGTAGTCAGTGTGGAGAAACCTTAAGCCAGATTCGAAATAGTATTGTAAACAAGAACACTCCCGCCAGAGTAGATACATGTGGAAGCAGTGTGAATGGAGAAGTCATAATGGGTCATTCATCCCTGAATTGCTACATCAGAGTTGACACTGGACACAAACACCGGGAGTGTCATGAATATGCAGAGAAGTCATATACACATAAGCAGTGTGGGGAAGGCTTAAGTTATCGCCACTCCTTTCAAACATGTGAAAGGCCTCACACTGGAAAGAAACCCTATGATTGTAAGGAATGTGGAAAAACCTTCAGTTCTCCTGGAAACCTTCGAAGACATATGGTAGTAAAAGGTGGAGATGGACCTTATAAATGTGAATTGTGTGGGAAAGCCTTTTTTTGGCCCAGTTTATTACGTATGCATGaaagaactcacactggagagaaaccgtaTGAATGTAAGCAGTGTTCTAAAGCCTTCCCTGTTTACAGTTCCTATCTAAGACATGAAAAAATACACACTGGGGAGAAACCGTATGAATGTAAGCAGTGTTCTAAAGCCTTCCCTGATTACAGTTCATATCTAAGACATGaaagaactcacactggagagaaaccctacaaatgtaaacaatgtgggaaagccttcagtgtTTCCGGTTCCCTTCGAGTACATgaaagaattcacactggagagaaaccctatacaTGTAAACAGTGTGGGAAAGCGTTTTGTCATCTTGGAAGCTTTCGAAGACACATGATAATGCACAGTGGAGATGGACCTCATAAATGTAAGATATGTGGGAAAGGCTTTGATTTTCCTGGTTCAGCACGAATTCATGAAGGAACTCACACTctagagaaaccctatgaatgtaagcaaTGTGGGAAATTGTTATCTCATCGCTCAAGCTTTCGAAGACACATGATGGCACACACTGGAGATGGCCCTCATAAATGCACGGtatgtgggaaagcctttgaTTCTCCTAGTGTATTTCAAAGACATGAaaggactcacactggagagaaaccctatgaatgcaagcaatgtgggaaagccttccgTACTTCCAGTTCCCTTCGAAAACatgaaacaacacacactggagagcaaccctataaatgtaaatgtggaaaagcttttagtgatttcttttcctttcaaagtCATGAAACAACACACAGTGAAGAGGAGCCTTATGAATGTAAGGAGTGTGGGAAAGCATTTAGTTCTTTTAAATACTTTTGTCGCCATGAAAGGACTCACAGTGAAGAAAAATCTTATGAGTGTCAAAtttgtgggaaagccttcagtcgTTTCAGTTACTTAAAAACTCATGAAAGGACTCACACAGCAGAGAAGCCATATGAATGTAAGCAATGCAGGAAAGCATTCTTTTGGCCCTCTTTCCTTCTAAGACATGAAAGGACTCACACTGGAGAAAGACCCTATGAATGTAAACACTGTGGTAAAGCCTTCAGTCGTTCCAGTTTCTGTCGAGAACATGaaagaactcacactggagagaagccctatgaatgtaaggaatgtgggaaagccttcagttcTCTCAGTTCCTTTAATAGACATAAAAGGACACACTGGAAGGATATTCTATAA
- the LOC100985079 gene encoding zinc finger protein 44 isoform X5, whose product MALCYGTFWGYPKMLEAANLMEGLVDMGPWVTLPRGQPEVLEWGLPKDQDSVAFEDVAVNFTHEEWALLSPSQKNLYRDVMRETIRNLNCIGMKWENQNIDDQYQNLRRNPRCDVVERFGKSKDGSQCGETLSQIRNSIVNKNTPARVDTCGSSVNGEVIMGHSSLNCYIRVDTGHKHRECHEYAEKSYTHKQCGEGLSYRHSFQTCERPHTGKKPYDCKECGKTFSSPGNLRRHMVVKGGDGPYKCELCGKAFFWPSLLRMHERTHTGEKPYECKQCSKAFPVYSSYLRHEKIHTGEKPYECKQCSKAFPDYSSYLRHERTHTGEKPYKCKQCGKAFSVSGSLRVHERIHTGEKPYTCKQCGKAFCHLGSFRRHMIMHSGDGPHKCKICGKGFDFPGSARIHEGTHTLEKPYECKQCGKLLSHRSSFRRHMMAHTGDGPHKCTVCGKAFDSPSVFQRHERTHTGEKPYECKQCGKAFRTSSSLRKHETTHTGEQPYKCKCGKAFSDFFSFQSHETTHSEEEPYECKECGKAFSSFKYFCRHERTHSEEKSYECQICGKAFSRFSYLKTHERTHTAEKPYECKQCRKAFFWPSFLLRHERTHTGERPYECKHCGKAFSRSSFCREHERTHTGEKPYECKECGKAFSSLSSFNRHKRTHWKDIL is encoded by the exons GACTCAGTGGCCTTTGAGGATGTGGCTGTGAACTTCACCCATGAGGAGTGGGCTTTGCTGAGTCCATCACAGAAGAATCTCTACAGAGATGTGATGCGAGAAACCATTAGGAACCTGAACTGTATAG GAATGAAATGGGAAAACCAGAACATTGATGATCAGTACCAAAATCTCAGGAGAAATCCAAG atgTGATGTGGTAGAGAGATTTGGTAAAAGTAAAGATGGTAGTCAGTGTGGAGAAACCTTAAGCCAGATTCGAAATAGTATTGTAAACAAGAACACTCCCGCCAGAGTAGATACATGTGGAAGCAGTGTGAATGGAGAAGTCATAATGGGTCATTCATCCCTGAATTGCTACATCAGAGTTGACACTGGACACAAACACCGGGAGTGTCATGAATATGCAGAGAAGTCATATACACATAAGCAGTGTGGGGAAGGCTTAAGTTATCGCCACTCCTTTCAAACATGTGAAAGGCCTCACACTGGAAAGAAACCCTATGATTGTAAGGAATGTGGAAAAACCTTCAGTTCTCCTGGAAACCTTCGAAGACATATGGTAGTAAAAGGTGGAGATGGACCTTATAAATGTGAATTGTGTGGGAAAGCCTTTTTTTGGCCCAGTTTATTACGTATGCATGaaagaactcacactggagagaaaccgtaTGAATGTAAGCAGTGTTCTAAAGCCTTCCCTGTTTACAGTTCCTATCTAAGACATGAAAAAATACACACTGGGGAGAAACCGTATGAATGTAAGCAGTGTTCTAAAGCCTTCCCTGATTACAGTTCATATCTAAGACATGaaagaactcacactggagagaaaccctacaaatgtaaacaatgtgggaaagccttcagtgtTTCCGGTTCCCTTCGAGTACATgaaagaattcacactggagagaaaccctatacaTGTAAACAGTGTGGGAAAGCGTTTTGTCATCTTGGAAGCTTTCGAAGACACATGATAATGCACAGTGGAGATGGACCTCATAAATGTAAGATATGTGGGAAAGGCTTTGATTTTCCTGGTTCAGCACGAATTCATGAAGGAACTCACACTctagagaaaccctatgaatgtaagcaaTGTGGGAAATTGTTATCTCATCGCTCAAGCTTTCGAAGACACATGATGGCACACACTGGAGATGGCCCTCATAAATGCACGGtatgtgggaaagcctttgaTTCTCCTAGTGTATTTCAAAGACATGAaaggactcacactggagagaaaccctatgaatgcaagcaatgtgggaaagccttccgTACTTCCAGTTCCCTTCGAAAACatgaaacaacacacactggagagcaaccctataaatgtaaatgtggaaaagcttttagtgatttcttttcctttcaaagtCATGAAACAACACACAGTGAAGAGGAGCCTTATGAATGTAAGGAGTGTGGGAAAGCATTTAGTTCTTTTAAATACTTTTGTCGCCATGAAAGGACTCACAGTGAAGAAAAATCTTATGAGTGTCAAAtttgtgggaaagccttcagtcgTTTCAGTTACTTAAAAACTCATGAAAGGACTCACACAGCAGAGAAGCCATATGAATGTAAGCAATGCAGGAAAGCATTCTTTTGGCCCTCTTTCCTTCTAAGACATGAAAGGACTCACACTGGAGAAAGACCCTATGAATGTAAACACTGTGGTAAAGCCTTCAGTCGTTCCAGTTTCTGTCGAGAACATGaaagaactcacactggagagaagccctatgaatgtaaggaatgtgggaaagccttcagttcTCTCAGTTCCTTTAATAGACATAAAAGGACACACTGGAAGGATATTCTATAA